The Chryseolinea soli genome contains a region encoding:
- a CDS encoding heavy-metal-associated domain-containing protein, protein METSKFKTNIKCMGCVAKVTPHLDEAVGVGNWKVDIENPAKILSVDGEEQKVLEALKKAGYAGERMQ, encoded by the coding sequence ATGGAAACTTCGAAATTCAAGACGAATATAAAATGTATGGGATGTGTGGCGAAAGTGACGCCGCATTTGGATGAGGCTGTGGGGGTTGGGAATTGGAAGGTGGATATTGAGAATCCTGCGAAGATCCTTAGTGTCGACGGGGAGGAACAGAAGGTCCTGGAGGCCTTGAAGAAAGCTGGGTATGCGGGGGAGAGGATGCAGTGA
- a CDS encoding efflux RND transporter periplasmic adaptor subunit: MRTVFLLIALLSVLGACTEKRPAAGHADHAHAEEQPAPQKYTCPMHPGVVQDGPGKCPICGMDLVPKKAGIELMLSENQMRLANITTAPITLQPVGQTIVINGKLALNEEGSSVISSRAAGRVEKLFLKETGRSVKKGEPLYELYSETLLTLQREYLLAKAQFDALGKENPRYATFLKSAEQKLLRYGLTPTQVDQLGKSKVFKERITFLAPASGLITSIRVAEGQYVEEGAALYQLENIGTLWLEAETYPQETSLVKVGDMITVRVNGYEATPVEAKVTFLSPEYRANTVVTVLRATLVNPDDLFKPGMQAQVLFTHSSRQALALPTDAVIRDAHGAHVYVQTLPGTFEPREVETGLEDFGKVEITGGLAEGDTVAVTGAYLLYSEIVLKKGGDPMAVHQHE; this comes from the coding sequence ATGAGAACCGTATTCCTATTGATCGCCTTGCTGTCCGTGTTGGGCGCATGCACCGAAAAGCGGCCTGCTGCCGGGCATGCCGATCACGCGCATGCCGAAGAACAGCCGGCACCTCAAAAGTACACGTGCCCTATGCACCCCGGGGTGGTTCAGGATGGACCGGGGAAATGCCCGATCTGCGGCATGGACCTGGTTCCCAAAAAGGCGGGCATCGAACTCATGCTGAGCGAAAACCAAATGCGACTGGCCAACATCACCACGGCGCCCATAACACTCCAGCCGGTGGGCCAGACCATCGTGATCAATGGAAAGCTGGCGCTGAATGAAGAAGGTTCCTCCGTGATCAGCAGTCGTGCTGCGGGTCGTGTGGAAAAACTTTTTCTGAAAGAGACCGGTCGTTCCGTGAAGAAAGGGGAGCCCCTCTACGAACTGTACAGCGAGACCCTGCTGACGCTGCAACGCGAGTACCTGCTGGCCAAAGCGCAGTTCGATGCGTTGGGCAAAGAGAACCCTCGTTATGCAACGTTTTTGAAAAGCGCCGAACAAAAGCTCCTGCGCTATGGCCTCACCCCAACGCAAGTTGACCAGCTCGGCAAGTCCAAAGTGTTTAAAGAGCGGATCACGTTCCTGGCGCCGGCGTCGGGGCTGATCACTTCCATCCGAGTAGCCGAAGGACAATATGTGGAAGAGGGTGCGGCACTGTATCAACTGGAAAATATCGGCACCCTGTGGCTGGAAGCGGAGACCTATCCGCAGGAAACTTCACTGGTGAAGGTGGGCGACATGATCACCGTGCGGGTGAATGGATACGAGGCCACACCTGTGGAGGCGAAAGTGACCTTTCTCAGCCCGGAATATCGCGCCAACACGGTGGTGACGGTGCTGCGCGCCACCCTGGTAAACCCCGATGATCTTTTCAAACCGGGCATGCAGGCGCAGGTGCTCTTCACCCACTCGTCGCGCCAGGCGTTGGCACTCCCTACCGACGCGGTAATCCGCGACGCCCACGGAGCCCACGTATATGTGCAAACCCTGCCGGGCACCTTCGAGCCCCGGGAGGTGGAAACGGGGCTGGAAGATTTTGGAAAAGTCGAGATCACCGGGGGATTGGCAGAAGGAGACACCGTGGCGGTCACCGGGGCCTATTTGCTCTACAGCGAGATCGTGCTCAAGAAGGGCGGCGATCCGATGGCCGTTCATCAACACGAATAG
- a CDS encoding efflux RND transporter permease subunit gives MIEKIISLSLRNRFLVLLVAAGLLVWGVQAVRVNKIDAIPDVSENQVIVFTEWMGRSPQIIEDQVTYPLVTNLQGLPQIKYVRGTSMFGMSFVYVIFQDDTDIYWARERVLERLNYAARLLPEGATPTLGPDGTGVGHILWYTFTAPGMDLGEQRALQDWYVKFALQTVPGVSEIASFGGFQKQYQVSLNPTKLAYYNLSVQDVIQAVRANNNETGGRKFEMSDIGYIIKTSGYLQSIEEIENIPVKTVNTVPVSIRDVAAVQTSGETRLGIFDLNGEGEAVGGIVVMRYGENADEVIGRVKQKMEEVSKGFPEGVKFNVVYDRSQLIEESVSSVKKTLMEEMIVVSLVVLIFLFHWRSAASILIQIPVTLAASFILLNAFDITSNIMSLTGVALAIGVIVDNGIIMAENAYKHLSHRFEELNPEEN, from the coding sequence ATGATTGAAAAAATAATCTCCCTGTCCTTGCGGAACAGGTTCCTGGTGTTGCTGGTGGCGGCCGGGTTGTTGGTCTGGGGTGTTCAGGCCGTCAGGGTAAACAAGATCGATGCGATCCCCGATGTTTCGGAGAACCAGGTCATCGTCTTCACCGAGTGGATGGGCCGCAGTCCGCAGATCATCGAAGACCAGGTGACCTACCCGTTGGTCACCAACCTGCAAGGGCTGCCCCAGATCAAATATGTGCGGGGCACATCGATGTTTGGTATGAGTTTCGTCTATGTCATCTTTCAGGATGACACCGATATCTACTGGGCCCGCGAGCGCGTGTTGGAGCGTCTGAACTATGCCGCCCGTTTGTTGCCGGAAGGTGCTACGCCCACATTGGGTCCCGATGGCACCGGGGTAGGGCATATTCTCTGGTATACCTTCACCGCACCCGGCATGGACTTGGGTGAGCAGCGGGCGCTGCAGGATTGGTATGTGAAGTTCGCCCTGCAAACCGTGCCCGGCGTGAGTGAGATTGCCTCCTTCGGTGGTTTTCAAAAACAATATCAAGTAAGCCTCAATCCTACGAAGCTTGCGTACTACAACCTGTCGGTACAAGACGTGATCCAGGCCGTGCGGGCCAACAACAACGAGACCGGTGGGCGCAAGTTTGAGATGAGCGACATCGGCTACATCATCAAAACCTCTGGCTATCTGCAATCCATCGAAGAGATCGAGAACATTCCCGTGAAGACGGTGAACACGGTGCCGGTGAGCATCCGCGACGTGGCGGCGGTACAGACGTCGGGAGAGACGCGGTTGGGGATTTTCGATTTGAATGGTGAGGGAGAAGCTGTGGGGGGCATCGTCGTGATGCGCTATGGCGAGAATGCGGATGAGGTGATCGGGCGGGTGAAGCAGAAGATGGAGGAGGTGTCGAAAGGATTTCCGGAGGGAGTGAAGTTCAATGTGGTGTATGACCGGAGCCAGCTCATCGAGGAGTCGGTGTCGTCGGTGAAGAAGACGCTGATGGAGGAAATGATCGTGGTGTCGCTGGTGGTGTTGATCTTCTTGTTTCATTGGCGGAGTGCGGCGAGCATTCTCATTCAGATACCGGTGACGTTGGCGGCGAGCTTTATTCTTTTGAATGCTTTTGATATTACGTCCAACATCATGTCGCTGACGGGAGTGGCGTTGGCGATTGGGGTGATTGTGGATAATGGGATCATTATGGCGGAAAATGCTTACAAGCATCTATCGCACCGTTTTGAGGAGCTGAATCCGGAAGAAAATTAA
- a CDS encoding TolC family protein: MRKHNPLILLPLLVLGLSPVTAQVVTLDSVLARIDRANPMLKEYDQRAQAFEAYTGGAKSWMAPMVGAGTFMTPYPGQRLMEERDKGSVMISMEQQIPNPAKQRANQNYLASRAAVEGEARAVRFNALRAEARTLYYQWLVATEKIKVLRENEQTLELMLKLARVRYPYNQGSLGNIYKTEGRLLEVQNMLLMTQGDIDEKTFRIKSLMALPAATPLQIDTTTEVSFRFSPILSDTAAIGAQRSDVRQIDRTIQVMQLNQQLQRMQAKPDFKIRFDHMQPIGDMPTQFTAMAMISIPIAPWSSRMYKAEVKGMHHDIEAMRRQREALLIETQGMLGGMVGPINNMQRQLANYAEKIIPALRKNYESMLLAYEENREQLPAVLDGWEALNMAQLEYLNKRESYYIMIANYEKQVEE; the protein is encoded by the coding sequence ATGAGAAAGCATAACCCATTGATCCTGCTCCCGCTCCTGGTGCTGGGCCTGTCTCCGGTCACGGCGCAGGTGGTCACACTCGACAGTGTGCTGGCGCGCATCGACCGCGCGAACCCGATGTTGAAAGAATATGATCAACGGGCGCAAGCCTTTGAGGCCTACACGGGCGGCGCCAAAAGCTGGATGGCCCCCATGGTGGGTGCCGGAACATTCATGACGCCCTATCCCGGCCAGCGCCTGATGGAGGAACGCGACAAAGGTTCGGTCATGATCTCGATGGAGCAACAAATTCCCAACCCCGCCAAGCAACGGGCCAACCAAAACTATCTGGCCTCCCGCGCTGCCGTGGAAGGTGAGGCGCGTGCCGTAAGATTCAATGCCTTGCGCGCGGAAGCGAGAACACTGTATTATCAATGGCTGGTCGCTACCGAAAAAATCAAAGTGCTTCGCGAAAACGAACAAACGCTGGAACTCATGCTGAAGCTGGCCCGCGTGCGCTATCCCTACAACCAGGGCAGTCTCGGCAACATCTATAAAACCGAAGGCCGCTTGCTGGAAGTACAAAACATGCTGTTGATGACCCAGGGCGACATCGACGAAAAAACGTTCCGGATAAAATCGCTGATGGCCTTGCCGGCGGCAACACCCCTGCAAATCGACACGACCACCGAGGTGAGTTTCCGTTTCAGTCCCATCTTGTCCGACACGGCGGCGATCGGTGCGCAACGCAGCGATGTCCGGCAAATCGACAGGACCATCCAGGTAATGCAGCTGAACCAGCAATTGCAACGCATGCAAGCCAAGCCCGACTTCAAGATCCGCTTCGACCACATGCAGCCCATCGGCGACATGCCCACACAGTTCACGGCCATGGCCATGATCTCCATACCCATCGCACCATGGTCGTCGCGCATGTACAAAGCCGAAGTGAAAGGCATGCACCACGACATCGAAGCCATGCGTCGCCAACGCGAAGCGCTCCTCATCGAAACGCAAGGCATGCTGGGCGGCATGGTGGGGCCGATCAACAACATGCAACGTCAGCTCGCCAACTATGCAGAGAAGATCATCCCCGCGTTGCGCAAGAACTACGAATCGATGCTGCTGGCCTATGAAGAGAACCGCGAACAATTGCCCGCCGTGCTCGACGGCTGGGAAGCTTTGAACATGGCACAATTGGAATATTTGAACAAACGGGAGTCGTACTACATCATGATCGCGAACTATGAGAAACAAGTGGAAGAATAA
- a CDS encoding HYC_CC_PP family protein, with translation MKAIRFISAITFSLLVFISSSSFIVGIHRCGGQVQHMALLTKAEKCEMEKQMPPCHRQLQKPCCEDETVVHEGQGFKHTLSEYHVGHAPAMDIEQPPVLIAEIIPTAPIARISFYFYDPPLRSTDRTVSLRVFLI, from the coding sequence ATGAAAGCCATTCGTTTCATATCGGCCATCACCTTTAGTCTGCTGGTGTTTATCTCCTCCAGCAGCTTCATCGTGGGTATACACCGGTGTGGCGGGCAGGTGCAACACATGGCTTTGCTTACGAAAGCTGAAAAGTGTGAGATGGAGAAGCAGATGCCTCCGTGTCACCGCCAACTTCAGAAGCCATGCTGCGAAGACGAGACGGTGGTGCATGAAGGGCAGGGCTTTAAACATACACTTTCTGAATACCATGTTGGCCACGCACCTGCGATGGACATCGAACAGCCCCCTGTGCTGATAGCTGAGATCATTCCTACGGCGCCCATAGCGCGCATCTCCTTTTATTTTTACGATCCACCTTTGCGATCGACAGACCGCACCGTTTCGCTGCGGGTTTTTCTCATTTGA
- a CDS encoding efflux RND transporter permease subunit, which yields MRKKYNAIPEDERLAIIEKSSRQVSRGVFYSTIIIIASFLPVFLLTGQEGKLFHPLAWTKTFILVVDAVLVVTLAPVIISFFMKGRFRSEKHNPVTHGLEKIYEPIIRACMKWRKTTLAVNILALVVSVPLLLSLGTEFMPPLDEQSILFMPVTLPDISNEEVKRILQVQDKIIKSVPEVDKVLGKAGRANTATDNSPISMIETIIMLKPKSEWRPGITKAAIINELDAKMQIPGVVNGWTQPIINRINMLSTGIRTDVGVKVYGQQLDSIYALSEKVKKALAGVPGVKDLYVDPITGGKYLTIEANREALGRFGVSVNDVNTIVESAIGGAAIGQTIEGRQRFTISVRLAQDFRSSIDQIKRIPVKTPALGIVPLSSVANIKFEDGPPMIVSENALLRGAVLFNVRDRDLGGTVQEAMETINKQMGTLPSGYYLEWSGQYENLIRGQQTLMIILPVVLLIIFISLYLAFHSIREAFFSLITVPFALIGGAYMVYFYGVHLSVAVAVGFIALFGIAVETGVVMVIYLNDAMHQLVKLRGNSRETITPEELREFVIHGAAKRLRPKLMTVSVALFGLVPVLWSTGVGSDVMLPIVLPMIGGVLTSSTHILLVTPLIFLMTKEYELRKLGKLDVYEKA from the coding sequence ATGAGAAAAAAATATAATGCTATACCGGAAGATGAGCGGTTGGCGATCATTGAGAAATCGTCACGGCAGGTTTCGCGTGGGGTGTTTTACTCTACGATCATCATTATTGCGTCGTTCTTGCCGGTGTTCTTGTTGACGGGGCAGGAGGGGAAACTGTTTCATCCACTGGCCTGGACGAAGACGTTCATCCTGGTGGTCGATGCGGTGCTGGTGGTGACACTGGCGCCCGTGATCATTTCGTTTTTTATGAAGGGGAGGTTCCGGAGCGAGAAGCATAACCCGGTCACCCATGGTTTGGAGAAAATATACGAGCCCATCATCCGGGCCTGTATGAAGTGGCGCAAGACTACGCTCGCGGTGAACATCCTCGCGTTAGTGGTAAGCGTTCCGCTGTTACTTTCGTTGGGTACGGAGTTTATGCCACCGCTTGACGAGCAGTCGATTTTGTTTATGCCCGTAACGTTGCCCGACATCTCCAACGAAGAGGTGAAGCGCATTTTGCAGGTGCAGGACAAGATCATCAAGTCGGTGCCCGAAGTGGACAAGGTGCTTGGCAAGGCGGGGCGTGCCAATACGGCCACCGACAATTCGCCCATCAGCATGATCGAGACCATCATCATGCTAAAACCAAAATCGGAGTGGCGCCCGGGCATCACCAAGGCGGCCATCATCAATGAACTGGATGCCAAAATGCAGATCCCCGGTGTCGTCAACGGCTGGACGCAACCTATCATCAACCGGATCAACATGCTCTCGACCGGTATCCGGACCGACGTTGGCGTAAAAGTTTATGGCCAGCAACTCGACAGCATCTATGCGCTGTCGGAGAAAGTGAAGAAGGCCTTGGCGGGTGTCCCGGGGGTAAAAGATCTATATGTCGATCCCATCACCGGGGGAAAATACCTCACCATCGAAGCCAACCGCGAAGCGCTGGGCAGGTTTGGGGTGAGCGTCAACGACGTCAACACCATTGTGGAATCGGCCATTGGTGGCGCGGCCATCGGGCAGACCATCGAGGGGCGTCAGCGTTTCACCATCAGCGTGCGCCTGGCACAGGATTTTCGCAGCAGCATCGATCAGATCAAACGCATCCCGGTGAAGACGCCGGCGTTGGGCATCGTACCCTTATCGAGTGTGGCAAATATAAAATTCGAGGATGGCCCACCGATGATCGTTTCGGAGAACGCCTTGTTGCGCGGCGCCGTGCTCTTCAACGTTCGCGATCGCGACTTGGGGGGCACCGTACAAGAGGCGATGGAAACCATCAACAAACAGATGGGCACGTTGCCCAGTGGCTACTACTTGGAGTGGAGCGGACAATACGAAAACCTGATCCGTGGACAGCAAACTCTCATGATCATTTTGCCGGTGGTGCTGCTCATCATCTTCATCTCGCTTTACCTGGCGTTTCATTCCATACGCGAAGCTTTCTTCAGTCTCATCACCGTGCCCTTCGCATTGATCGGTGGCGCCTATATGGTCTACTTCTATGGGGTGCATTTGTCCGTGGCGGTGGCGGTGGGCTTCATCGCGTTGTTTGGTATCGCGGTGGAAACGGGCGTGGTCATGGTGATCTACCTGAACGACGCCATGCACCAACTGGTAAAACTTCGCGGCAACTCACGCGAGACGATCACACCGGAAGAGCTGAGAGAATTTGTTATTCACGGTGCGGCCAAACGCTTGCGTCCAAAACTCATGACGGTGTCGGTGGCGCTCTTTGGCCTGGTGCCGGTGTTGTGGTCGACGGGCGTGGGCAGCGATGTGATGTTGCCCATCGTGTTGCCCATGATTGGCGGTGTGCTCACCTCGTCCACCCACATCCTGCTGGTGACGCCCCTCATCTTTTTAATGACAAAAGAATATGAGCTGCGCAAGCTCGGTAAACTTGACGTATATGAGAAAGCATAA
- a CDS encoding heavy metal translocating P-type ATPase: MAEQTLNIKAGKLTRESFPVLEMTCAACAVSVESILKTAPGVNDAGVNFANQSAWVEFDAQRTSPAALQKAVQSIGYDLVVNVEDPQAVKEEAQRKHYEAIKFRTIGSAALALPVVIIGMFFMDLPYGNYISLLLSAPVVFYFGRHFFVNAWKQARHEKANMDTLVALSTGIAFFFSAFNTFFPEFWHARGLHAHVYFEAAAVVVVFVSLGKLLEERAKSNTSSALKKLMGLQPTTVRVITEGTEQDVPIAAVKIGNTIVVRPGEKIPVDGAVLSGSSFVDESMITGEPVAVEKRTGDKVYAGTLNQKGSFTFDAEKVGADTFLAHIIRRVQEAQGSKAPVQKQVDKIAGVFVPVVLAIALLTFGAWMVWGGEQAFTHALLTSVTVLVIACPCALGLATPTAIMVGVGKGAENNILIKDAESLELAHRVNAIVLDKTGTITEGKPAVKDLVWDGGVKQTNGYRDLLYTIESRSEHPLAGAVVQWLKDAGAEPYAIDSFESLTGRGVKAAAGKDVYYVGNKKLLEENNIAVTASVDAAASRWQAEAHTVVYFANQNQVLGAAAIADTIKPTAASAIKALQAKGIDVFMLTGDNEQTAAAVARQAGIASYRAGVLPSEKADFIKTLQLKGKIVAMVGDGINDSQALAQADVSIAMGKGSDIAMDVAKMTLITSDLAYVPKALNLSTKTVRGIRQNLFWAFVYNVIGIPLAAGVLFPVNGFLLDPMIAGAAMALSSVSVVANSLRLKAAKI; this comes from the coding sequence ATGGCAGAACAGACCTTAAACATAAAAGCAGGCAAGCTCACGCGCGAATCCTTTCCGGTATTGGAAATGACCTGTGCGGCGTGTGCCGTCAGCGTGGAATCGATTTTGAAAACAGCGCCGGGTGTGAACGATGCCGGGGTGAACTTTGCCAACCAGTCGGCCTGGGTTGAGTTCGATGCACAACGCACTTCGCCGGCAGCGCTGCAGAAAGCGGTGCAGTCCATTGGCTACGACCTCGTCGTCAATGTAGAAGACCCACAAGCGGTTAAAGAAGAGGCCCAGCGTAAACACTATGAGGCGATCAAATTTCGCACGATCGGGTCAGCGGCGCTGGCGTTGCCGGTGGTGATCATCGGCATGTTCTTTATGGATCTGCCGTATGGGAACTATATTTCTTTGCTGCTTTCAGCACCCGTGGTATTCTATTTTGGCCGCCATTTCTTTGTCAACGCCTGGAAGCAGGCCCGGCATGAGAAGGCAAACATGGATACGTTGGTGGCCCTGAGCACGGGCATTGCATTTTTCTTTAGCGCCTTCAATACATTCTTCCCTGAATTTTGGCACGCACGCGGGCTCCATGCCCACGTCTATTTTGAAGCCGCCGCCGTTGTGGTGGTTTTCGTTTCGCTGGGCAAACTGCTGGAAGAACGGGCGAAGTCCAACACTTCGTCCGCACTGAAAAAACTGATGGGCCTGCAACCGACAACGGTGCGGGTCATCACCGAAGGCACAGAACAAGACGTGCCGATCGCAGCGGTGAAAATTGGAAACACCATCGTGGTGCGTCCGGGCGAAAAGATCCCCGTAGACGGCGCCGTGCTTTCCGGCTCTTCGTTTGTCGATGAGAGCATGATCACCGGCGAGCCCGTGGCCGTGGAGAAGCGCACCGGCGACAAAGTGTATGCGGGCACCCTAAACCAAAAAGGAAGCTTCACGTTCGATGCCGAAAAGGTCGGAGCCGATACCTTCCTGGCCCACATCATCAGGCGGGTGCAGGAGGCGCAGGGCAGCAAGGCCCCGGTGCAAAAGCAGGTCGATAAAATCGCCGGTGTCTTTGTGCCCGTGGTGTTGGCCATCGCGTTGCTCACCTTCGGCGCCTGGATGGTTTGGGGTGGAGAGCAGGCCTTCACACACGCCCTGCTCACGTCGGTCACAGTGCTGGTCATTGCTTGTCCTTGTGCCTTGGGATTGGCCACGCCAACGGCCATCATGGTGGGCGTAGGCAAGGGGGCGGAAAATAATATCCTGATCAAAGATGCCGAGAGCCTGGAACTGGCCCATCGTGTCAACGCCATCGTACTCGATAAAACGGGAACCATCACGGAAGGCAAGCCGGCCGTGAAAGACTTGGTTTGGGATGGAGGCGTAAAGCAAACCAACGGCTATCGCGATCTGTTGTACACCATCGAGTCGCGATCGGAACATCCCTTGGCGGGAGCGGTGGTCCAATGGTTGAAAGATGCCGGCGCCGAACCATATGCGATCGACTCGTTTGAAAGCCTCACCGGTCGTGGTGTCAAAGCCGCAGCGGGAAAGGATGTTTATTATGTGGGGAACAAAAAGTTGCTGGAAGAAAATAACATCGCTGTCACCGCATCGGTGGACGCTGCGGCCTCCCGTTGGCAAGCCGAAGCCCACACAGTGGTGTATTTCGCAAACCAAAATCAGGTGCTGGGCGCAGCCGCCATTGCCGACACCATCAAACCGACGGCAGCCAGTGCCATAAAAGCTCTCCAGGCAAAAGGCATCGACGTGTTCATGCTCACCGGCGACAACGAACAGACTGCAGCGGCAGTAGCACGCCAGGCCGGCATAGCATCGTATCGCGCAGGGGTGCTTCCCTCCGAGAAAGCCGACTTCATCAAGACGTTGCAGCTGAAGGGAAAGATCGTGGCCATGGTGGGCGACGGCATCAACGACTCGCAAGCCCTGGCCCAGGCCGATGTGAGCATCGCCATGGGAAAAGGCTCCGACATCGCTATGGATGTGGCGAAGATGACGCTGATCACATCCGACCTGGCTTATGTTCCGAAGGCGCTAAATCTCTCCACGAAAACGGTGCGGGGCATTCGGCAGAATTTGTTTTGGGCGTTTGTCTATAACGTCATTGGCATTCCGCTGGCGGCGGGGGTGTTGTTTCCGGTGAATGGATTTTTGTTGGATCCGATGATCGCGGGAGCGGCGATGGCGTTGAGTTCGGTGAGCGTGGTTGCGAATAGCCTTCGATTGAAGGCGGCGAAGATCTGA
- a CDS encoding efflux RND transporter periplasmic adaptor subunit produces MRNKWKNNRIPGSLLRLGLVALCLVWLSACAKKEAVHDEYTCPMHPTVLADKPGTCPVCGMDLVRKARPGEVSAADGDLTPLLKSTNEVVASHVKTIKGEYRALPLSQETQGIITYDTRNSYTLSVRTGGRLEKVFLKYAFQPVNKGQKVAELYSPELITAQRELLFVLESDAGNTALVESAKRKLELLGVDADFIQKLIARKTVANTFPLYSPYSGYVVTATQQTPPTLPKNPNSTSPAGMGDGGMGSPTNASANTPSTASATSSAALLREGDYVSAGQTLFNIVNIAALRIELDVPAAQANAIRKGDVLTLDFGNGTLEDATIDFVQPYFAQGEEFLKLRVYTKHMQDLHIGHLVRAKVHLTAKESLWVPRDAVLDMGRDRLVFVKDGAMLKPKKVTTGVHAKGWIEITQGLAASEEIAANAHYLIDSESFVKTTP; encoded by the coding sequence ATGAGAAACAAGTGGAAGAATAATAGAATCCCGGGCAGCCTGCTTCGCCTGGGACTGGTAGCCCTTTGTCTCGTGTGGTTGAGCGCTTGCGCAAAGAAAGAAGCCGTGCACGATGAATACACCTGTCCCATGCACCCCACCGTGCTCGCCGACAAACCCGGTACCTGCCCCGTATGCGGGATGGACTTGGTACGCAAAGCACGCCCCGGTGAAGTATCCGCTGCCGACGGCGACCTGACGCCTTTGCTCAAATCCACCAACGAGGTGGTCGCCAGCCATGTGAAGACCATAAAAGGAGAATACCGCGCTTTGCCACTTTCGCAGGAAACCCAGGGCATCATTACTTATGACACCCGGAACAGCTACACGCTCTCGGTAAGGACCGGCGGCCGGTTGGAAAAAGTGTTTCTCAAGTATGCCTTTCAGCCCGTGAACAAAGGTCAGAAAGTCGCTGAGCTATACAGTCCCGAACTGATCACCGCACAACGCGAATTGCTTTTCGTGTTGGAAAGCGACGCAGGAAACACAGCCCTGGTCGAGTCCGCCAAAAGGAAGCTGGAACTGCTGGGTGTGGATGCGGATTTTATTCAAAAACTGATCGCCAGGAAAACGGTGGCCAACACCTTTCCCCTCTACAGTCCGTACAGCGGCTACGTTGTGACGGCCACACAACAAACGCCTCCGACGTTACCCAAAAATCCAAACAGTACATCCCCGGCGGGAATGGGTGATGGAGGAATGGGATCTCCGACGAATGCGAGTGCGAATACTCCTTCGACTGCTAGTGCAACGTCTAGCGCTGCCTTGCTTCGCGAAGGCGACTATGTGAGCGCAGGCCAAACCCTTTTCAACATCGTGAACATCGCAGCGCTGCGCATCGAGCTGGATGTTCCCGCAGCCCAGGCCAACGCCATCCGCAAAGGCGATGTGCTCACGCTGGACTTTGGCAACGGCACACTGGAGGATGCTACGATCGATTTTGTGCAACCTTACTTTGCACAAGGCGAAGAGTTTTTGAAACTGCGCGTATACACCAAGCACATGCAAGACCTGCACATCGGTCACCTGGTGCGCGCGAAAGTACACCTCACCGCCAAGGAATCCCTTTGGGTGCCCCGCGACGCCGTGCTCGACATGGGCCGCGACCGGCTGGTGTTTGTGAAAGACGGCGCCATGTTGAAACCGAAGAAAGTTACCACGGGCGTCCATGCCAAGGGTTGGATCGAGATCACCCAAGGCCTGGCGGCTTCCGAAGAGATCGCTGCTAATGCCCATTACCTGATCGACAGTGAAAGCTTTGTTAAAACCACACCCTGA